Proteins from a single region of Eublepharis macularius isolate TG4126 chromosome 9, MPM_Emac_v1.0, whole genome shotgun sequence:
- the MTERF2 gene encoding transcription termination factor 2, mitochondrial, which yields MQSGMAHTASSLLMHLTARYQPCILLPALSALQKKNRNFLQHFKYATEVTSEGENKATAESLYELSVDVKKICRLKPWVLWKEVTYAKETAKILREMGADRSDITYIFECCPEAILCRPASISCQRDLWLSVCPNEKQLVELIKRFPETFFTVEHYEKQKGNIRFFKDLGLKSTIISRLLTSAPDIFYNPVEKNKHMIETLQNSYLCLGGSQENMKTWLLKLLSLDPFILLKSSAAVQENLKFLQKNHFTDSEILSLLSRLKGFIFQLNPVAMQNSMLYSKNVFKCSDQELRELIIKCPALLYYSVPVLEDRLEGLLKAGISVGQIKDTPAVLELKTEIVQYRIKKLDAIGYNIRSGTLENVNGTKKEFEATYRKLQAKRERPLFNPVAPLHIED from the coding sequence ATGCAAAGTGGAATGGCCCACACAGCTTCAAGTCTACTTATGCACTTGACAGCTAGGTATCAGCCCTGTATACTGTTGCCTGCTCTCTCAGCCTtgcagaaaaaaaacagaaatttttTACAGCATTTCAAATACGCAACAGAGGTGACTTCAGAAGGGGAAAACAAAGCTACAGCTGAGAGCCTCTATGAGTTATCTGTGGATGTAAAGAAGATATGTCGGCTGAAGCCCTGGGTGCTGTGGAAAGAAGTGACATATGCCAAAGAAACAGCTAAGATTTTGCGAGAAATGGGAGCCGACAGGAGTGACATAACATATATTTTTGAATGCTGTCCAGAGGCAATCCTTTGTAGGCCTGCAAGTATCAGTTGTCAGAGAGACCTGTGGTTGTCTGTCTGCCCAAATGAAAAACAATTGGTGGAATTAATAAAACGCTTCCCAGAAACCTTTTTTACAGTTGAGCACTATGAAAAACAGAAAGGTAACATCAGATTCTTTAAAGATTTGGGCCTAAAAAGTACGATTATCAGTAGACTTCTAACAAGCGCCCCAGACATCTTTTACAATCCTGTTGAGAAGAACAAGCATATGATAGAAACCTTGCAAAATAGCTATCTATGTCTAGGCGGTTCACAAGAGAATATGAAAACTTGGCTGCTGAAATTACTGAGTCTAGACCCATTTATTTTGTTAAAAAGCTCTGCTGCTGTCCAAGAAAACTTGAAGTTTCTTCAGAAGAACCATTTCACAGATTCTGAAATTTTAAGTCTCCTATCCAGGCTCAAAGGGTTTATTTTTCAGCTTAACCCAGTCGCTATGCAGAACAGCATGTTGTACTCAAAGAATGTTTTCAAATGCAGCGATCAAGAATTAAGAGAGCTCATAATAAAATGTCCTGCCCTTCTTTACTATTCTGTTCCAGTTCTGGAAGACAGGCTTGAGGGACTGTTGAAGGCAGGGATTTCTGTAGGCCAAATAAAGGACACTCCTGCAGTATTAGAACTAAAAACAGAAATAGTGCAATATAGAATTAAAAAATTAGATGCTATAGGATACAATATAAGAAGTGGAACTCTAGAAAATGTGAATGGGACAAAAAAGGAATTTGAAGCCACATACAGAAAATTACaagcaaaaagagagagaccACTATTTAATCCTGTTGCTCCTTTACATATTGAAGACTGA